ggggagtctaggaccagaggacacagacagagtggatgtggagaggatgtttcctatagtgggggagcctaggaccagaggacacagagagagtggatgtggagaggatgtttcctatagtggggagtctaggaccagaggacacagacagagtggatgtggagaggatgtttcctatattggggagtctaggaccagaggacacagatagagtggatgtgcagatgatgtttcctatactgggggagtctaggaccagaggacacagcctcagaatagagggatgtctctttagaacaggggtgaggaggaatttctttcgctggagggtgatgaatctgtggaattcactgccacagatggctgtaccagCCAAGTCTTTCGGTATacttatttcttttttaaaattttaaatttttatttttgatAAAGTGCAGAACAGCCCCCTCCAGCCCCCCGAGCAGCGCCACCCCAGTTattccccgatttaaccctgcgcctaatcacgggacaatttacaatgaccaattaacctaccgacctgTAGGgttcttttggactgtgggagggaaccgtagcacctggaggaaacccacactgtcacaggggaGAACctatgaactccttacaggcagtggcgggaattgaacccgcatcTCCGGTACCGTAAAGCGTCGTGCTGACCGCTACGCTACCGGGCCGCACAAAGCGGAGGCTGACAGAATCTCGATTAGTCGGGGCATCAGAGGTTTACGGGCGGGGGGaggaggcagcagaatgggggGTGGTTGAGGGGAGAtagtaaatcggccatgatgggatcacaggagcagacttgatgggccgaatggcctaattctgctccaatgtcttgtggtctaacagtcttctttctctctctctgattgtGAACAGGCTTTTGAAGAAGCTCACCTGGTTTCCCTGGACCCTATGAAGCAGTTCGGTGACTGGTTTGAAGAGGCAGTGAAGTGCCCGTCTATCCAGGAGGCCAATGCCATGTGTCTCGCCAGCTGTGCCAAGTAACAGCCTTTCAAATCACTTCACTGCACCCAGGGGAACGTCTCCCACTTCCTGTTCAGAacagagaacactacagcacagtacaggcccctcagaCCATGATGTTGttccgaccttttaacctactccgagatcaatctaatccttccctcctacatatcccaccatttttctgtcatccatcagactatctaagagtctcttaaaagtccctaacgtatttgcctctatcaccagccctggcagggcgttccacgcaaccgcctctctctgtgtaaaagaacatatatccaggcagcatcctggtgaatctcctctgcaccctctgtaatccaggcagcatcctggtgaatctccctctgcaccctctctaatccagacagcatcctggtgaatctcctctgcaccctctctaatccaggcagcatcctggtgaatctcctctgcaccctctctaattcagacagcatcctggtgaatctcctctgcaccctctctaatccaggcagcatgctggtaaatctcctctgcaccctctctaatccaggcagcatcctggttaatctcctctgcaccctctctaatccaggccgcatcctggtgaatctcctctgcactctctaatccaggcagcatcctggtacatctcctctgcaccctctctaatccaggcagcatcctggtgaatctcctctgcaccctctctaatccaggcaaaaccctggtgaatctcctctgcaccctctctaatccaggcagcatcctggtgaatctcctctgcaccctctctaatccaggcaaaaccctggtgaatctccactgcaccctctctaatccaggcagcatcctggtaaatctcctctgcaccctctctaatgcagACATTAGcatggtaaatctcctgtgcaccctctctaatccaggcagcatcctggtgaatctcctctgcaccctctctaatccaggcagcatcctggtgaatctcctctgcgccctctctaatccaggcagcatcctggtgaatctccctctgcaccctgtcaaatccaggcagcatcctggtgaatctcctctgcaccctctctaatccaggcagcaccctggtaaatctcctgtgcaccctctctaatccaggcagcatcctggtgaatctcctctgcaccctctgtaaaacttccacatccttcccgtaatgaggtgaccagaactgaacacaataatccaagtgtggtctaccCAGGGTTTTATAGCTCTGTgacattaccttgtggcttttGACCTCAgtctcctgactaatgaaggccagcccGCCATCTgacttcttaacaaccctatgaATGTGCGCGGCAAATTCGAGcccgtggaccccaagatccctctgttccttcacactgcaGTTAAAGTAAAACAATATTCTGGCTTTGTGGGAgcagccagggagtggtagtggatggttaCCTCTCCGACTGGAGGCCCTGTGTCtcgtggagtgccgcagggatcggtgctgggtccgttgtctggatgataacgtagttcattggatcagcaaatttttgGAACACAAACGTaggaaatgggagcaggagtcggccatctggcccgtggagcctgccccgccattcaataagatcatggctgatctttccgCCGGCTCGTCAAAGATCaaggatgacaccaagatcgcAGCTCTGGAACCCAGTGAATTCCAACACCCCCTACGCCATCTTAAACACGTCAACTCCGGAATCGTAAACTTCTGAAATTGCGTCGCTGGTGTCCCCAATCCCAGGGATGTTTAGAGGCTCCTTGTTGGTGGAGATGCTGATTGAATTAATTCAGCTTACTGTACATTGAAATACAATTGAAAAAGAAATTTCATACCAGtctttctgtgtcctctggtcccagactcccccactataggaaacatcctctccacatccactctatctgtgtcctctggtcctagactcccccactataggaaacatcctctccacatccactctatctgtgtcctctggtccccgactcccccactataggaaacatcctctccacatccactctatctgtgccctctggtcctactcctgggggaggagagtgattgTGGGGGCAGGGGGTGCTTGTATGGAGAACGTTGGCACAGAGCTGTCAGTGTACCTGGAACTGGGAGATGTGAACCATCAGGGACATACAATATCAAAAAGCTGGGGGCTTCTCTTTCTCAGTGGTCAGATATGAGCAGGCTTGAGAGAGATGAGAGCAGGCTTGGTGGCACTCTACAAGATGATCTTATAGACAGATACTAAGTCGGCCaggatagaatggcagagcagacataaaaccataagatacaggagcagaagtgggccattcggcccatcgtgcctgctccgccattcaatcatgggctgatccacttcatccagtcatccccactcccctgctttcaccccacaccctttgatgggccaaatagcctaattttacTCCCAAGCCTTGTGGCCTTATCATAAGagggacagagtggacagccagaggaaTTTCCTTTCCCCCAGGGGCTGAAATAGCTGATTCGAGAgtggcataactttaaggtgattggagggaagtacaggggaagccatcagaggtagATCTTTTCAAGATTCTGGAGAGTTCTGGAGCCATGGAATGGTAGagggcagatgcattagggaacatttaaaagactcttagataggcatcaTCATTATCATGTGTTGGGTCATGTGACATCATCACTATGCGCCATGTTGTCTGACATaggcgatcacggtctttccattgagcacgattgttcttggcaagtttttttccacagaaggggtttgccatcaccttcttctgggcagtgtctttacaagacgggtgaccaccccctccccagccattatcaatactcttcagagattatcggcggtcgcacaaccaggacttgtgatctgcatcggctgctcatatgaccatcccaccacctgatcccataggttcacctgaccctgatcgggaggggctaagcaggtgctacaccttgcccaagggtgacctgcagacgtCTCACACTTCCTGCACTACAGACATACCTCCAGCCTGCCACCGTCATagacaggcacatagatgatagaaaactggagagcgacgtgggagggaagggttggcttcaacttggagtagattaaaaggtcacaACGTCTAAGGCTGCaagctgtactgtgctgtatatgttctacgttctaaaggGATATAGATGGGCAGGCGTCTGATAAACTGGGTAAACTGTGGGAAAAAACGTGAAATTGTCCATTTTGgctaaaaagaaggaaaaaaaatctgccatggacacaatgctggagaatctcagcagatcaggcagcatctatggaggggaataaacagtcgatattctGGGCCAGGGCCTGCTGAAGGATTCTagtgtcccgatgaagggtctcaccccgaagcatggactgtttattcccctccaaagacctgccgagttcccccagcattttgtgtgcgtgtgtatgtttgCTGAATCTGTCAAGGGTTTAACTGGTTGAGAAAGCGAACCCAAAAGATTTTGCTGCGGGTCTGGGGCTCTCTCAGTGGGACGGACTGTACAGCCGTCATGTACGTTACACAACTAGTGGGCTACTGAATTGGCTTTATGACTCTGGGTTCACTtccgtgaacttcagttctgaatgttatctgCTTGctttttactgtttgcacaatttgtgttttttccccTGCACATTGAGTTCAATTTATTTCAGaaaatgcatacagtatacaacctgagattcttactcttcacagacagccaCGGAACAGGAGGAAAGCCCTGAAGAATGAAGGACAGGAAAACGTTAGAAGCCCAAAGCCCTTCCTCCGCCCCCACCCCCACGCAGAACCATCAGTAGCAGCGTCAACCCACACCCCCCCCCGGCCCTTCCCCCGCCAACTTCCTTCAGCAAAAACATCGACCCCACCACCATCCATTATGCAAGCAATAACAaagcccccaccaccccccctgCAGAGACCACGATCGAGACTCCACCCCAAAAAAAACCAATGTTTATCCCAACATTTTGACAAGCCACAGGCTTCTCTCTCTTACCGGCGAGGAATTGGGTCACGCGGCCCGAAGGCGCACGTCTTCCCTGGCGATGTCGAAAGCGCTGGGCCACTCGGCGAGAACACCCCGCCGTGAAGAACCGCGGTCTTGAGTTGCAGCTGTAGGTCACGGACTCCGACAGGAGCCCGGCCCCCTTGGAAAGGAAAAGAGACAAGACATGAGAGAGCAGAAATTAAACCGTTTGGCGAATGAACCGGAAGACATTGCCCTCGGGTGCCATCTTTAGCTCCTCCCTCCAAAGGCCTTTTTGAAATGTGTTTTATCGGGTTTCTTGGCTGCCTGtcaggagacgaatctcaaggttgtatatagtttAAATTcgtagataataaatgtactttgaactttgaacctcctTACTTCTAGGGATGGAAAGCCCTCTGCTCGAATGTTGCTTCTGAAGGGGTTTGGACCCGACGGTTTTAAGTTCTTCACTAACTACGAaagcaggaaggggagggagctgGTGAGTAGTTAAGGTTGCCGTAGCAACACATTAAAGCTCCTGTGCAGCTTACTGAATGAACTCTCTCGCCCATGCAGGCTCCTCTCAGCCTAGTAGGCCGGTTGCCGTCATGGCAACCCAGTTTAGGCCCACTCCTTGCCGCCTGCCTTCCCTGCCTTCTCTTTCCTCACGTTCCTGGCCCACCTCTGCCGCAGTAAATCTCCCAAAACGGGAGGAAATCTGCAAAGGTCCAAAGCAACCCAcgtaaaacgctggaggaactcagcaggccaggcagcgcctCTGGAAAAGAGTcaacggttgacgtttcgggccgagacctttcgtcaggactgaagcagggtttcggcctgaaagcTGGccaagttcctctggcattttgtgtgtgtggtgtgtgtgtgtgtgtgtgtgtgtgtgtgtgtggtgtgtctctgtatgtgtgtctctgtgtgagtgtgtgtgtgtgtgtgtggggggtgtggggtgtatgtgtgtgcgtctgtgtgtgtgtctgtgtgtggtgtgtgtgtgtggtgtgtctctgtgtgtgtgtctgtggtgtgtggtgtgtctgtgtgtgtgtctgtggtgtgtggtgtgtctctgtgtctgtctgtgtgtgtgtctgtggtgtgtggtgtgtctgtctgtgtgtctgtctgtgtgtggtgtgtctctgtgtgtgtctgtgtgtgtgtctgtctgtgtgtggtgtgtctctgtgtgtgtgtctgtggtgtgtggtgtgtctgtgtgtgtgtgtctgtggtgtgtggtgtgtctctgtgtgtgtgtctgtgtgtgtgtgtgtctgtggtgtgtctctgtgtgtgtgtctgtgtgtgtgtgtctgtggtgtgtggtgtgtctctgtgtgtgtgtgtctgtctgtgtgtgtgtgtgtgtctgtggtgtgtggtgtgtctctgtgtgtggtgtgtctgtgtgtgtgtgttgcagtaagCCTTCTCCCACCTCATTGAAAATGTCACAGACAAGTTGCAACCAGTGGACGTTGAAACTCTTGGTCCCcgctcctctccacatccactcgcccgttctcccgccttctccccgtaacctttgactccccGACTAATTAAGAATCAATCAACctatgctttaaatacacccaatgacttggcctccacagccgtctgtggcaacaacttccacagattcaccaccctctggctaaagaaattcctcctcatctctgttctaaagggacgtccctctattctgaggttgtgtcctctggtcctagattcccccactataggaaacatcctctccacatccagtctatctgtgccctctggtcccagactcccccactataggaaacatcctctccacatccactctaactgtgtcctctggtcctagactccccccaccataggaaacaccaaTTGTACATTGCAACCCTTTTGAGTGCAATTTCTCTTCCCATTGTCCACCAGCACTGGCCCCTCGTTATCATACACTCTGACATCATTCCACTAATTAGCATATTACATATCTCGCTCGCTGTTAGTTGAGATTTATTGTAAATGGCGACATTGAAACAGCAAGCTGTTGGCGTTCCCTCTtcccccgcctctctctctccttccctctccctctcctgagatgGCGAAGTGTTGGGGTTAACACCTGTACTCTCAGTCACAgggactttgctattgcttgcctgGTGGGGGGTGACGGGGTTGATTCTTTCAagtaagtgccaggtggggagggggtgaaggtCGATGGTTTTGCTGCTGCCTGTGTTTTTTTTGAGGGGGGGGCTTTCGAGCTCTTGCGTTTTCATGTCACTCATTCCTTTCTCCCCGTTGcgaggatgtctgtgaagagtaagaatttcaggttgtatcgTGTAGACGTTCTCCGATATTAAACTCCACAGCCTCAGCCACTTGATTTCCTCTTTCTCCAGGAGAGTAACCCGTTTGCTGCGATTGTGTTCTATTGGGAGCCCCTGAACAGGCAAGTACGTCCTCGTTTACATCTCGACTCTGTTACGAAACCCACCACCTTTCCCTCCCCTGTTTCACCGGCTGGTGTGGCTCGCAGAATTAATACACCGTAACAGGCTGTCCATGGAGAGTGGATGGGGCTCATCTCCAAGCTCTCAGATTTAAGTTTGATCATTACTCATCAGCACTGGCCTCCATCGGTTCCTTCAAGGTTGTTAGAGTCCGGGGTGGGAGTGGGGACAAGCTCCAAGTCCGAGTCCAAATGCTCTCATTGGCgtgcgtctcaaacagcctctgacagccaagtccagctcccggccttcacgtgtgttttagctactaagcccggcggaaccgtttctactgacaggagaaggggcaaaggtgggttacaggcaccttaaaaccagtcgctccggGCGGACGGGGCTAGTCAGCCGCTGTtggcagctcatcaaggagaaggaaaactctgatctcaaacctcccgctgccttgtggcaacacccactcacagggaaggctttgggagtgaaccccgagggaaaaatccggagctggagtctctacgttgagttcaacgctgactggcgactcctggtgccaaactgtatcgacctctgccgttcctttgggttcgtcagctgagtggagagggggaacctgctacacggacaacagctcgctctccatatcgtactgccctggattgtgtatctagacagctaggatgcagcaTCCATGGTCACCCCTGACCCACAGAGGCCTCAGTTCAACCCAagcttccatcacgggcaccagcctccccagcattgaggacatcttcaaggagcgagtcctcaaaaaggtggcacccatcattaaggacccccaccacccaggacatgccctcttctcgttgctaccatcaccAAGGAGGTacgggaacctgaagacccacacccagcgattcaggaacagcttcttcccctctgccatcagggaggaggtacaggagcctaaagacacacactcagcaattcaggaacagcttcttcccctctgccatcagggaggaggtacaggagcctgaagacacacactcaacgattcaggaacagcttcttcccctctgccattaggcaggaggtacaggagcctgaagacacacactcaacgattcaggaacagcttcttcccctctgccatcagggaggaggtacaggagcctgaagacacacactcaacgattcaggaacagcttcttcctctctgccatcagggaggaggtacaggagcctgaagacacacactcagcgattcaggaacagcttcttcccctctgccatcagggaggaggtacaggagcctgaagacacacactcaatgattcaggaacagcttcttcccctccgccacccGATTTCTGAAAGGGCATGAACCCGTGAACTAAGTTCCTTTCTCTTTGCACGATTTATTTCCCCCccccttcttcctgacggcagcagcgagaagagagcgtgtcctgggtggtggtgggggcgggTCCCTGacaacggatgctgctttcctgtggcagtgctccttgtagattcTGGATGCCCTCAGTGGCGGGGAggtctttacccgtgatggacggCTACTTTTTGTAGTCTTTTCCGTTCAGGGATGCTGGTGTTTCCGTACCCGGCCGTGACGCGGACAGTCAGTACTCCGCTATacgtctgtagaagtttgtcaaagttttagaagtcatgctgaatctttacaAACTTCGAAGGACGTAGAGGCActaatgtgctgggcccaggtctGAAATGATGACGCtgaggaggaatttaaagttgctgaccctccgaGGAGGAATGGCTCGTGGACCTGTGGTTTGCTGCTCCTGAGGTCAATACCCAGCTCctgggtcttgctgacgttgagcgaGCGGTTGTTGTTGTGGCGCTGCCCAGCtggattttcaacctccctcctgtaCGCTGTTTCGTCACGGCGGCAAGGGGACCCGTCAGCAAGCTGGGATACAGCaccagagctgtgcttagccgcacagtcagGAGTGTAAGGCGAGTAGggcaggggactgaacacacagcctCGTGGTGCACCGGTGCTGACGGAGACCGCGGGGGAGATGTCAAACTGACtgcggtctgcaagtgaggaaatcgaggattaaAATCgcacagggaggtattgaggctgCACAGTTGTCTGGCGGGCTAACTTGACTGACAGAGGATGACAGCTTTACCACCAGGTTGGTAACGGGAGTCGTGCCAGaccatctctctcagacacacacacaaacaaaacgctggagggattcagcaggtcgggcagcatctacggaggggaattgAACAGAAGATACATCGGCGGTCCGgaaacgtcggctgtttattcctctccgtagacgcagcctgacctgttgaactcctccagcgttttgtgtgtgcgtgtgtgttttttCCATGGGCCTTTGGGGCACTGCGCTAACCTAGTTGCTtgcgcgacgctattacagcttggggtgggggggggcggggtgttggagttcagagttcaattccggtgtccGCTGTAGGAAAGTTTATTCGTTCCTTCCCGCgagcgcgtgggtttcctccgggtgctctggtttcctcccacagtccaaagacgtactggttggtaggttaatgggtcattgtaaattgtccctgtgattaggttggggttgAATTCGCCCAGTGGCTGGGTAGATAAATGAAGTAACATAGTTTTCTAAGTAGctaatttaaaaatgcaaacacgaggaaatctgcagatgctggaatttcaagcaacacacatcaaagttgctggtgaacgcagcaggccaggcagcatctctagggagaggtacagtcgacgtttcgggccgagacccttcgtcaggactaactgaaggaagagctagtaagagatttgaaagtgggagggggagggggagatccgaaatgataggagaagacaggagggggagggatggagccaagagctggacaggtgattggcaaaggggatatgagaggatcatgggacaggaggcccagggagaaagacaagggggagggaacccagaggatgggcaaggggtatagtcagagggacagagggagaaaaggagagagagaaagaatgtgtgtatataaataaataacggatggggtacgagggggaggtggggcattagcggaagttagagaagtcgatgttcatgccatcaggttggaggctacccagacggaatataaggtgttgttcctccaacctgagtgtggcttcatcttgacagtagaggaggccgtggatagacatgtcagaatgggaatgggatgtggaattaaaatgtgtggccactgggagatcctgctttctctggcggacagagcataggtgttcagcgaaacggtctcccagtctccgTCGGGTCCCGCCAATAGATAGAGGGCCACATGGCGGCCCGGGAGCAGCCCGCCGCTGGTACTGCTGACCGAGGCTGTTCCCTTCACCCCTCAGGTGCGCATCGAGGGGCGCGTGGCCAGGTTGCCGAGGGCGGAGTCGCAGGACTACTTCCACTCCCGGCCCAGGAGCAGCCAGATCGGGGCTGTGGTCAGCCGGCAGAGCGCGGTCATCCCCGACCGGCAGGTGGGTGCATCCGGGGTCCGAGCTGGGCCCCTGCGTTCCTGGGCGCCGACGTCTCTGGGCCCAGCGGGTACAAAGCAGGCACGACTGCGGCTgcacttcattcggagtttggaGGAGATTCGGCACGTCACCGGAGGCTGTGCCGGATTTCCTCAGACAGCATTCTGAATGTTGCTTTTTATTAaaatcaccgtctggtacggggtggggaggaggggtggtcacTGCACGGCTcaggaaaatgctgcaggaagtcATGAACTCAGCCGGCTCCCCCCCCCAGCATCCACGGcatcttcaaaagacataagaacgtaagaaataggagcaggattaagccatcaagcctgtcccaccattcaataagatcacgacTGATCTGTCCGTGAACTCAGCTCCAtctccctgccttttccccataacccttaatttccttactatgtaaaaacctatctaactctatcttaaatatatttagtgaggaagcctcaactacttccctgggcagagaattccac
The sequence above is drawn from the Mobula birostris isolate sMobBir1 chromosome X, sMobBir1.hap1, whole genome shotgun sequence genome and encodes:
- the pnpo gene encoding pyridoxine-5'-phosphate oxidase, with the translated sequence MWRRVTVTLRIHAAASRWCGRIGEKRREAAAMSSGSGPPGHSMDVAAMRKSYKCDRDAFEEAHLVSLDPMKQFGDWFEEAVKCPSIQEANAMCLASCAKDGKPSARMLLLKGFGPDGFKFFTNYESRKGRELESNPFAAIVFYWEPLNRQVRIEGRVARLPRAESQDYFHSRPRSSQIGAVVSRQSAVIPDRQVVLRTKNSELEELYKAQEVPMPDYWGGYLLEPDIIEFWQGQTNRLHDRILFQRLKEDRRADSTLTHKAEGDWVYKRLSP